TAAAATTAGCCTACTATATTTAATATTAGCATATTGACAGATTAGCAGCCACCGCTGGTACAGAACATGAGATGATTACAAAAGCAAGTAGGGCCCAAATAAAACCTTAACAAACTGTTACATGTGAGTTTTTTCTGCTCAAACTCTGCAGCTAACACTTCCCTAGCTAGCCTGATTGAACACACTAAATCCCAATCACCTTCacctctttttgtgtttttgttcactgTGTTCACTTCTCTCCATaccagtttgtttatttctgccatttttcaaatcttttccCTCTCGTATTTTTGTTCCCCTCGTATTTTTTGACTCCTTCTGCCTCTCTTGTACTGACCGTGGCTTTTCTTTGAGCTCTGCATTTAACTCCAGCCTGCTTagtgctttatttaaaaaataatcagattctTTGGAAGAAACACATTAAGAAATGAATGATGATTCAAGACATTTCTGCAGTTCTTGAAATCCCCTCTATTTGCCAGAACATGAATCACTTAACAATAATTTCACTCCTTAAATGGTGCATTGGTCAAGAGTTTGCTGACATCtcaaacaccaaactgaaaagtTATGTGCAGTGTGTTACActtttacagaacatttttgtctttagctGAGTTGTCAGTATgctgtaaatgtgtttattttattaattcacaCTGACTGCACTGTGGAAAGGTTTGGACTCTTACCTTATTCTGGCATTTTTGTTTGAGTATTTTTTGACTGGTTTTCCATTCAATCAATTTTTAGCgatgtttttgctgttgtttcacCTAAATTCTTATATCCATAAAGGGGCCACTGTTGTGTTTCAAcccaataattattttaaattgaatttttagacattttattacattgacCCTTACATTGACAAATATAACTCATCCCCATATTTCAGTTAAATCTGTCAATAATAGAAAAGAGACCACATTTTTACtaacagaaaatatgattttgggACCAACAAGGTTGTGACTACGGAGCAATTGGCCTAGAAATTTAGCATATGGTAGACAATAAACAATTATAAAGGATGATGCCTTCTTCAGCTGTCTTCCTGTACACTTTCCAAActgttatgttttaatttcctcTGGAAGTCAGAACATGAAGGAACCACGGAACGAACTGCTAACATGTTTTTGCATAGCTGGTCATCCTATAtcagaacatttgaaatataaaaaactagAAATTTGTGGTGTTTAGACAATGCTCTAGTAAACGTAGGGTGTCAGGGGGGGAGGGTTCCTACAAGGCAGTCATTGCCTTTATGAGTCCAATTCAGCAAAACAAGTGCGCCTTTACAAACGTGCACAAAATCATACACTGATTGGGAGTCAAAATCAAGATGTGGGAGGGAGAAACTTCCCTTTTCCAAAACAATCACTTGTTCCATTGAGTCACAGTCAACTGACGCAACCATAGATAGAGCTACTTGGGGtgaacaaaaaaggaagaagttATTAATCCCTATTTATTAACCAGTTTCATAGAACCCGGTGAATCATGAATCAATTGAACAAGTGGATATTTTCATTTACTGTTCTCATTGGAACCCCTGCTGGCATTCAATGTGTCCTTTTGTTGCCAAGCAGGTTCAACCGAAGTCACGTCAGCATAGAAAATCTTTCAGTCAGAGGGGTGGAGCACCAACAGGTGCCATTGGTGACATTTTAGACTTTTGGAAATGTtctgagttttctgtgttttatttctagaaagtttctttgttttttctagcacatttttgacttttcaaactcataaacttccttgtttttctatcaattttCTGAGATACATctcaaaatttccttttttcttgctAAAGTTTTGACCTTCAAAACTCAGAgacttcatttttgttgttgttcttttctatatataaaatttatgcaactaatctcaaaattttatattgtttagtgaaatttttgacttttcaaatggAGAAATTCCCGtgctttttctagaaaaatttagACTTTTCAAAGTCAAACTCTTGTTTTTCCTAGAAATATTCTGAGAATTTTTTTAGGAAATGTAATCCTTTTCgttctatctacaatggccctacTACGGCCTCGTAGGTACAGATGCAGTCTAAGTGTGAATAGCATTTACACTCCGCCCATGTTTTAGCAATAAAAGATGTCAAAGCAAATGGAATgctacttttttatatattttgttccaGTACATCCAAAACACCAGTAGATGGCGTCAATAACACGCACAACGGGCTTGTCCCACCTCTTCTTCCCAGCTTCCGTTTCCTCTCAAAATACAACAACAGCTGTTAGAAgttaaagatggccgccgctaCCATGGCGGGGCTCGACGCCCATAGGATGGAGAAGAAGACGTTTGAGTACTTTTCCTCCATCAACTCTATGGCCAAGAAGATCATGCAGGAACGGGAGAAAATCAAATCCGATTACGGCTCGTCCTGGGAGAAAATGACCCCGGAGGAGCAAGACAACGCCATTGATAACAGCTTGATGGACCCTCATATCAGAGCCAGATATGCTATGCATAAAGTGGACCGAGAGGAGGTGGTCTGTTACCCCAGACTGCTCCTCCAGACGGGTCAGAAGACAGTCCACTTCGGTGATGAGgtatttaacaacatttcagtttgtaTTTGAAGGTTTTTGCGGTTTCGTTGGTGTGGCTGCTAACAATAGCCACGTAGACGTAAAGCACGTCTTTGACGTCACAACAGATGATTTCTCGTAACACCTCAAAGAATGAATAATGGCATAAATATTTCGTGCTTTGATTAGTATGTATTccaattatttcttctttttgtaagAAATTAATCATTACTATATCGTTAAATTTTTGAAATAGTTTGTTTCGATTTAAAACTGGTAGATGAAACTTATAAACAGGGCCGGATTTACAATGATGTGGGCCCTGGGCTGTAAACCATTTGGTGCCtgatccacaaaaaaaaaatattttgcaaatagaaattacagTGCATTAATAGATAATTCTATACATAATTAGGTATCAGATAATGGTGGTAGGCGTAATAGATCCCTTGGCCAGTAACTACCCCCCAAAATtactataaatatataattttcaaatacatgaatattgtttatattaataaaactcCTAAAATATTACCACAACTAACTGGATATGGGCATATGACTCTTATATAAAGTACAATTACTGCaaacattcattcataaaaaataaaataaaatgtggagcCTACATGAAAATCGGGGCCCTGGGCAACTGCCATCAGCCCTTTCTAAAGCATGGCTCAgtgtaaaactataaaaaaataaataaatgaaaacaccaTAATATCAGTATATGGACTTCCCTACACTGAATGTAATGTGTTGAGTAAAAGCTTTGTAAATGGCTtataaaagtaaagtaaaatggCTGAAATATTACTTGAACTAtgaccccaaatcccagaggagttggGAGGAAGATATGAGTTGCTACATCAAATTTTTCTGCGATAAAGAATATGTGAATTTTGTGTTGACTCAACCAAATATTAACATGGGAGACATGTTTGCACAAAGCATCTAAACGTATAATTATGACCAAAGTTGTTTTGGTAGACGCAGCCCTGATTCATCTGCTGTGTCagtgattttgttctttttcttaagTTTGAGTCATTCATATGTCTATGTAACAGTTGGAAGGAAAAATACctatttaaaaactaaagtttcGACTCACAACAAGTAATTCAGCTAAATAAGTTTTACCAATGTAAGTATATTTAGCTCCAATTCATTCCAattgtatattatattaatTAGAGCTATGTAGTTCTAATTATACAACCCAATAGTCAAATTCAGTTAATCTTGTATTGCCTAGGGCTGCAACTTACTACTATATTAGTTATTGGTTATTCTGGCAATTTTggttaatcagattttaaaaattggcacattctgcagatttttcatttaaccacttgaACCTTTTATATACAGTATTagaaatagattaaaatatgcaaataaacaactaaatttcattttaaaggagaaaacaaacatgttattgcctaaaatgcaaaaagataGCATTACGTTACTGAGTTTGAACTGGGTGAAGTTAAAACTATCCCCCTTGAGGAATCTTGggtgaaacatatttacagacaaacttgtttttatcttaaatgcaaaatctatttatatattttttatactcTCTTGGCTCAACTGTtgctctgtttgtgttgtttgttcagCAAATGTCCTTTTATGAGTCTgtttactccagttaacaatttacctattactaaattagttgacaattatttgaataatcgataaaacatgatgaatctgattaatcgtttcagccctaacaTTGCCGGTTGGTAAAAACCTTTGTTTTCTATTCTTTATAGGACATTACATGGCAGGATGAGCACTCTGCCCCTTTCTCATGGGAGACAAAGGTAAAACCTGATTAGCTGGAAGCAGCCATCTTCATTGTGCAGACATGTTTGTGTATGTACCAGAGTGTTTAAAATCTGATGTGCGTTTCAGAGTCAGATGGAGTTCAGTTTGACGTCAGGTTCTGCAGATCAGGTGACCTCTGCTTCTCAAGGCGACTCCAAAAGTGCAAAAGCTCCTCATTCCAACCAGCTTGGGAAAAGTACAGCAGGAGGCAAGGTATGgatcacactgcaaaaactcaaaatcctACCGAGTATTTCTGTTTAGTATTGAGTGCAGGTATCTTGCTACGCTTGAAATGGggaaaactaactcacaagtaacttttcagtaagatttaggagcttgctttaagtcagtaattcttgaatattgatttcAATAACGTACTTGTTCCTCTAGttttacttataacatgggaaaatgtctataagtgaaataatctgccagtgtaccttatactttttcattaattaaaacaagctggTATATCTTGTGAGTTAGTATGAGTTAGTACTAATATGTTTGCACCTAGAAAGTAGACATTGCAGTTCATTTCACTGTTGACAAAACTGAAGCTGCCTAATAATACCTGAGCCAAAGTGAGGGGCCATATGTGGCCCCTGGCCCCCAACTGCAATTCAAAAATTACACAAGCTTGGCCTGGTTGATGCAGGtggagagtttttgtttttaattagggTAATATTATTacacacaaattaaattattgttacagtggaaaatgtttgatgcaGTAGAaagtataaatttttttatagccacactttttgtgttttctttctttatagtAAACAGGAACATGTGTATTTAGTGACTTTCACTCAAAAGCACCAAAAtatgcttttaattaatttattaaacatggcTAAATACACTAAAATTTGATCCAGAATGTGACAAAAATCCTGCTTTTATagctgagacaaaaaaaaaatcattttctttttctacccAAAAACGCCCCcaaaaatttacacattttaaagagGCAAATGTGAGAAAcgcttttttattttggggatATAATGATTTATACACCCATTCTTACAAAATGTCTGACTAATTTGTTTATGTTATTTACTGCATGCTTAGTTTATTGTTCAGTtggtaaaattatatttttcttgtctATGACTTTACAACTTTTGCCCACgagacaaaaagtttggacacccctggccTCAGCATTGTGGGCATTTCAAGACTTTGTGTGACCCGTGTAGGTTTCTGTCAGTGAGGGCCGGAGGCCGGAGGAGGAGTTGTCCTTCTGGAAGATCAGCGCTGAGAGGTCACGGCTGGAAGGGGAGAAGGCTGATTTCCAGTCCCTGACCCCGAGTCAGATCAAATCCCTGGAGAAAGGAGAGAAGCCCCTCCCCTCCTACCTCAGACAGGTAAACTCTAATCCTACTGACCGAAGAGTTACGcaaattgaaatataaaaaaagaaaataaacttgcttaATAAAAACACGGCGACTTTGAATGAACACgtttttctattaaatgtttttgcgcTGAGATGTGGTGGATTTTTGTCTGAatcaaaatagatgtatttcgcaaaactgccatggaaatattttttttatatcatacAATTTGTGATGAACCGGCTGAATTACGAATGCAATCACACATAGCTGTTTACATGCATCGtcgccatgatttttaatgattgGTGTGAAAGAACTTATTCACGCGATTTTaactgtttcttatttaatggaaacaccacaattgtgaattttttatttttatttttaacagtagCAGAATAGAAAAAATGATTTGTGCAAATTTGTAAAGGAAACACAGATATAGAGAATTATGCCTGTTGCTAATTTATCGGCACTGATTTCCTTAGTTTTGTGAAATGATTGGTGATCGACCAATACTTAAaagtgaagctgatcttatctgCTTTAGTAAAAATCAGTCGCTGTCCTCTTCGCCTCTGCAGTGAGAgaagtttgactgacagaccggcccaccagtTCATGTCTGCTGTTAACAATAGTCGCCCCACTGTTTCCAACTCAGCAACATTattgctacatttagcaacattgacaaaaacaattttgataTCAGCCAAAGTCTGAGTCAGCAGGTCAGggtttttaaatcttgttgatcgtccagaaaactgcaattggtgcaaTGGAATATAGATGGATAGATACATCCATCTATATTCCACATTTAATGCTAAACTAAATCTTTCTTCAGGAGAGTTCTGTCATCTCCAAGGAGCCTGAAGCTGCAGAGTCTCACCCTCCGGCTCCTACCAAGTCCATAAAGCCCAGAGCCCCCAAGCCTCCAGCCCCGCAGCTCCCAGCCCCCGTGGCTGTCAGTGCAACGCCTGCGTCCATCTCCATCACGCCCACACCGGCGCCGCCCATCGCCGCCTCATCTTCGGTCGGAGGCTGGGAGAGATCTCAGAGCACCCTGCCGTCTGTCAGCAACACCCTGGATGAAAtgtttccatccaatctgatATCGAAGCCCTCGAAGCCCATCAGCGCCGCAGAGAAGGAGAAAGCGGAGGAAGGTTCACCCCCCTTGGACGTGAGCCCCACCTTTTCCCAGGTGAGTTCTGAAACCGATCCGCGTTTCTGCGCAGGTTTTggtaagttttatatttttaacatcaaaGAGACATTATGTCTTAAACTCGGTAGCAGTTTTTGATATGTGCTGCCACACTAATAAACAGTTGTAGcctatttctttatttgtatagcaattATTTAACGAAGGGTAGGACTTTATACCGCAGTTGGAGTCGTGTAAGTTAATTTGCTTTTCTTGAAGTGTAAAAGTGTAAACTGgtcttattttaaagaaagtttaaacatttcttgtcaGTTGAAATTTTTGTATTggtcaaaatgcaaataaacattttaggtcataaaaatattatcttttgcaggaaaaaattcacctgcagcaaaaagaaaaaaaatccgaCTTAACATCAAATTTTAGGGCTGATTTGCTTATTactattatcatttattttttagatttaccCCTTTAATCATTGACTATTTAATGGtgcataatatatttttttaacagaatttgaaccaggtgaagttaAAATTGACACTTTAGGAGTTCTGATTAGAACAGATTGTTTTCTCCTTgtatgcaaaatgtttttcttctttcagcaaattgtcttttttaGAGTCtatatactccagttaatgattaatcaattacttaGTTGATTATTGCAATAGTCAATCCATTACAATTAATCCCTTCAGTCATCCACAATCCCAGTTTTTACAAATTCTGTATTAAAATTTCTCACcttttattaacattattttttattgttttaacattggattaaaaatttaattgaaaatttctgtaaatttaaagCTGAGAATTTGACATCTTTGCAGAATAAATGTGAATGTGAAGCCCATTAGGTTTTAAACAGTGAAACAATCAGTTCACCCTCATTTCAGCAGTACTGTTGAATCGCTGTTTTCACAGTTCAACACTAGTAACAGCATCCTGAAGACCGGATTCGACTTCTTGGACAACTGGTAAAATCCACAGCCGAGAGCCGCCGCCATCGTCATCGTCATCATCGCCATGACAACAAACATCCACGTCCAGATTTAAGAGACACGTTCCTGACAGACAACGGCATCGATTCTCTCTGGCTTGTGAAGACATTAACTCGTCACCTGTGTTTACTTTTTGGCTTTTCTCCAAAGTagaacatcttgtttttttatgttatgttataaGTCTGGATGCATGATATTAAACTGCTTAAACACACAATTAGAAAACACTAAAAGCATGTCATAATTCAGTCCAAAACTATCATATTGCTTTTGATTTTCTATCTGTGTTCCTGATGTGATAATCTTTAGGGTTTAGAGTTATTAATAGGCGATCCTTTAATGCTGCAGTTCTAATATAAATATAGTATTTTAGAaggaaaatcattaaaaattacCATAATTCTGTttagtttaaaactgaaattagaCTGAACGCTCAGACCTGCTGAATGGATTTAGCTTCTTGCCACATCGTTCCATCACAGCTGTGTGTTTTGATAAAATATGCAttgaaacatgttggtaaacaATCACCATTACAGTGATTGGTAGTGTTTGTCATAGACTAAATACCTAGAGTACTATTTTgcttagttttatatttatctgCTAATTTTATCCTCAGCTTTATGTGTACAGATTATGAACTCACATTGTGAGGTTAAAGaataattaaatctaaattgtgtcgtgtttttctttttgagtctTTTGGGTAGAAATGCTTAAAGATGATAAATGTTattactctttttctttttaattgtattgAAGCTTATAGCtcttgaaaattatttcagGCAATTATGTCATCAATGCATAAAACATGAcagcatgtttaatattttcaagatatttagaatattttttattctaaaaaatgtctaattttgaTATGTAGCTAAATAAATCAGACTTCACatgtaaattttattaaattatgagaaaaactGGCAAACTCAGACTTTACCCAAAACATCTTGATCAatttttttacctctttaacATTCATGGATTCAgctacaatttaaaatcttaaatgtgtAGGAAGTAAGGAAGGTTGATGAACATGAggcaaagaaaagtttaaaaacagaacctCAATCTGGAGCAAAGCAGCTGCTCTGCCGGGTATTTATAGAATCGGGAGCACTGCTGTTGCGTTTCCTGAATATTTCATGCTTGGGGaatggagagagcatcatttaACAATAATGAAATCAATAATTTAAGGTCCTTTTAGGGCTAGCACACTGAAAATAATCCAGCTCCCAGATGCTTAACCCTTAGTTTAGCCTAGCATAAAACTTAAGAGCTTTTCCTAAACCAGTTGTGCCCGAATCCAGTCCTCCAGATCTACTAGCCTGCAACTTTTGGATGTGTCCTTTCTACAGCGCCTGATTTAATGGCTCCTCAGCAGAGGTGAATGAATGCTGATGATGAAATTCAGATGTTTGATTAGAGCAGGGATGCAGGTAAAAAGACTTGTTTTTAACCCTGTCCTAAAGGTTTTGGGATATTACTTTGCAAATA
The Gambusia affinis linkage group LG22, SWU_Gaff_1.0, whole genome shotgun sequence DNA segment above includes these coding regions:
- the lg22h1orf198 gene encoding uncharacterized protein C1orf198 homolog, which gives rise to MAAATMAGLDAHRMEKKTFEYFSSINSMAKKIMQEREKIKSDYGSSWEKMTPEEQDNAIDNSLMDPHIRARYAMHKVDREEVVCYPRLLLQTGQKTVHFGDEDITWQDEHSAPFSWETKSQMEFSLTSGSADQVTSASQGDSKSAKAPHSNQLGKSTAGGKVSVSEGRRPEEELSFWKISAERSRLEGEKADFQSLTPSQIKSLEKGEKPLPSYLRQESSVISKEPEAAESHPPAPTKSIKPRAPKPPAPQLPAPVAVSATPASISITPTPAPPIAASSSVGGWERSQSTLPSVSNTLDEMFPSNLISKPSKPISAAEKEKAEEGSPPLDVSPTFSQFNTSNSILKTGFDFLDNW